Proteins encoded by one window of Aphis gossypii isolate Hap1 chromosome X, ASM2018417v2, whole genome shotgun sequence:
- the LOC114127871 gene encoding cathepsin B-like, translated as MANFIYLISIILLRAYLTEQFEKADFLSLERINKINSIAKTWKAGENFDPNTPKEVIIRLMGSIGFSNISRSIHGPVKTSDPLYNRITKIHKKFDARKHWPHCKTMGAVRDQGNCGSCWAFGTTGAFADRLCVATNGKKNQLLSAEELAFCCHSCGYGCEGGNPMQAWKYFKKHGLVSGGNYDTQEGCQPYRFPPCRHGQKGRGSCSSLKIELNHHCHKKCYGNETIDYKSDHVKTKNAYYLSHESMQKDVQTYGPIEASFMVYDDFLHYKSGIYHNTDDTVLIGGHSAKLIGWGVEHGVKYWLLVNSWGTEWGDHGLFKIRRGTNECGIEGSPTAGVPLV; from the exons atggcaaatttcatatatttgatatctataattttgCTCAGAGCTTACTTAACTGAACAATTTGAGAAAGCAGATTTTTTATCACTCGAacgcataaataaaataaacagtatCGCCAAGACATGGaag GCTGGTGAAAATTTTGATCCGAATACGCCGAAAGAAGTGATTATAAGATTGATGGGTTCTATAggatttagtaatattagtaGATCAATTCATGGCCCGGTAAAAACCAGTGATCCATTATACAATAGGATCacaaaaattcacaaaaaatttGATGCAAGAAAACACTGGCCCCACTGCAAAACAATGGGCGCGGTTCGCGATCAAGGAAACTGTGGTTCTTGTTgg GCTTTTGGCACCACAGGGGCATTCGCAGACAGACTTTGTGTGGCGAcaaacggaaaaaaaaatcaacttctGTCTGCCGAAGAGCTCGCGTTCTGCTGTCATAGTTGCGGTTATGGATGTGAAGGAGGTAACCCGATGCAAgcttggaaatattttaaaaaacacggATTGGTGTCCGGAGGCAACTACGATACTCAGGaa GGATGTCAACCGTACCGATTTCCACCTTGTCGTCACGGTCAAAAAGGAAGAGGCTCGTGTTCAAGTCTCAAAATAGAACTCAATCATCATTGCCACAAAAAGTGTTACGGCAACGAAACTATCGATTATAAAAGTGATCACGTGAAAA ctaAAAACGCGTATTACCTGTCACACGAATCTATGCAAAAGGACGTGCAAACTTACGGACCAATCGAAGCATCATTTATGGTATACGATGACTTTTTGCATTACAAAAGTG GTATTTACCATAACACCGATGACACAGTACTAATAGGTGGTCATTCAGCGAAGTTGATTGGCTGGGGAGTCGAACATGGAGTGAAATATTGGTTATTGGTCAACTCTTGGGGCACCGAATGGGGAGATCATgggctttttaaaattagaagagGCACAAATGAATGCGGGATCGAAGGAAGTCCTACGGCAGGTGTACCTCTTGtctaa
- the LOC114127878 gene encoding seipin — protein MMKMLGLKRIVDQKVDKTVDMASDVANCLLDTTYKGGLFSMIIVTIVWVSIFLYIAFYYAYMPSLMFSRPVHMQFKSCYSDKGLCDYPSAHVQLTKNHQLLMIGQKYKMTVYVELPESPVNEDIGMFMLCVRLSDKYGYLVSSSCRSSRLRYKSQLYRVIHTLFMAPFYLTGLSAEKQLIQLEMYTDFEEDQLHPVTDIYFEMLNHDIQIYSAKLNIIANLGGLRYLMFHWPIVSACLGIGSNLLFVFFIFSMSWRHIYGPEVFRNEQNDFLDRSERLDEFDSEDESEVSDDLCKKDFLPFKFSPSSPFIPEQ, from the exons ATGATGAAAATGCTTGGATTAAAGAGAATCGTCGACCAGAAGGTCGATAAAACCGTCGATATGGCCTCAGACGTTGCTAACTGTTTGCTGGATACGACGTACAAGGGTGGATTATTCTCAATGATTATTGTTACCATCGTCTGGGtgtctatatttttgtatatagcTTTCTATTATGCATACATGCCGTCTCTTATGTTCAGCCGTCCGGTTCACATGCAATTCAA ATCCTGTTACAGCGATAAAGGATTATGTGACTATCCATCAGCACATGTTCAGTTAACCAAAAACCATCAATTGTTAATGATTggtcaaaaatacaaaatgactGTTTATGTTGAGCTACCAGAATCACCAGTTAATGAAGATATAG gaatGTTTATGCTTTGTGTTCGTTTGAGTGACAAATATGGCTATCTAGTATCGTCTTCCTGTCGATCCAGTAGATTAAGGTACAAGAGTCAATTGTATCGTGTTATTCATACATTATTCATGGCACCATTTTATCTGACCGGATTATCTgctgaaaaacaattaatccAGTTAGAAATGTATACAGATTTCGAAGAAGATCaa tTACATCCAGTTACAGACATTTACTTTGAGATGTTAAATcatgatattcaaatttactcCGCCAAGTTAAACATCATTGCAAACTTGGGCGGTTTACGTTACCTTATGTTTCATTGGCCGATAGTGTCTGCTTGTCTAGGAATTGGATCAAATCTCctctttgtattttttatattttcaatgtcGTGGCGACATATATATGGACCCGAAGTATTTAGAAATGAACAAAatg ATTTCTTGGATCGATCCGAACGTTTGGATGAATTTGATTCTGAGGACGAATCTGAAGTATCAGATGATTTGTGTAAAAAAGATTTTCTcccttttaaattttcaccatCCAGTCCATTCATTCCTGAGCAATAG